One stretch of Arachis hypogaea cultivar Tifrunner chromosome 20, arahy.Tifrunner.gnm2.J5K5, whole genome shotgun sequence DNA includes these proteins:
- the LOC112782477 gene encoding plasma membrane ATPase 1, with amino-acid sequence MADEGDAMHAVLKEAVDLENVPIEEVFQTLRCDQNGLTTKAAEERLGIFGHNKLEEKQESKFLKFLGFMWNPLSWVMEAAAIMAIALANGGGKPPDWQDFVGIITLLLINSTISFIEENNAGNAAAALMARLAPKAKILRDGKWVEEDASILVPGDIITIKLGDIIPADARLLEGDPLKIDQSALTGESLPVTKGPGDSVYSGSTCKQGEIEAVVIATGVHTFFGKAAHLVDSTNQIGHFQSVLTAIGNFCICSIAVGMIVEIIVMYPIQHRKYRPGIDNLLVLLIGGIPIAMPTVLSVTMAIGSHRLSQQGAITKRMTAIEEMAGMDVLCSDKTGTLTLNKLTVDKNLIEVFAKGVDADMVVLMAARASRVENQDAIDTAIVGMLSDPKEARAGIREVHFLPFNPTDKRTALTYIDSDGKMHRVSKGAPEQILNLAHNKSEIERRVHSIIDKFAERGLRSLAVAYQEVPEGRKASPGGPWQFIGLMPLFDPPRHDSAETIRRALNLGVNVKMITGDQLAIGKETGRRLGMGTNMYPSSALLGQNKDESISALPVDELIEKADGFAGVFPEHKYEIVKRLQARKHICGMTGDGVNDAPALKKADIGIAVADATDAARSASDIVLTEPGLSVIISAVLTSRAIFQRMKNYTIYAVSITIRIVLGFMLLALIWQFDFPPFMVLIIAILNDGTIMTISKDRVKPSPYPDSWKLAEIFTTGIILGGYLAMMTVIFFWAAYKTDFFPRTFGVSSLQKKDVDDFRKLASAIYLQVSTISQALIFVTRARSWSYVERPGLFLVSAFVIAQLIATLIAVYANWSFAAIEGIGWGWAGVVWLYNLIFYIPLDFIKFVIRYALSGRAWDLVIEQRIAFTRKKDFGKEERELKWAHAQRTLHGLHPPETKMFSERTTYTELNQMAEEAKRRAEIARLRELHTLKGHVESVVRLKGLDIDTIQQAYTV; translated from the exons ATGGCCGATGAAGGTGACGCCATGCATGCTGTTCTCAAGGAAGCTGTGGACTTG GAAAACGTGCCAATTGAGGAAGTGTTTCAGACTCTAAGGTGTGACCAAAATGGTCTCACGACAAAGGCTGCTGAGGAGAGACTTGGTATCTTTGGCCATAACAAACTTGAGGAGAAgcag GAAAGCAAGTTTCTGAAGTTCTTGGGATTCATGTGGAATCCTCTTTCTTGGGTCATGGAAGCTGCAGCAATCATGGCGATTGCTTTGGCAAATGGAGGA GGGAAACCACCTGATTGGCAAGACTTTGTTGGGATTATTACACTTCTGCTTATCAATTCAACTATAAGTTTTATAGAGGAGAACAATGCTGGTAATGCTGCCGCTGCTCTCATGGCTCGTCTAGCGCCTAAAGCCAAG ATCCTTCGAGATGGGAAATGGGTTGAGGAGGATGCCAGTATCCTTGTTCCGGGTGATATAATTACAATTAAGCTTGGGGATATTATCCCGGCAGATGCCCGTCTCCTTGAAGGTGATCCATTGAAGATTGACCAG TCTGCACTAACCGGCGAGTCGCTTCCGGTCACAAAAGGCCCTGGTGATAGTGTTTATTCAGGATCTACATGCAAGCAAGGAGAGATCGAAGCGGTTGTTATTGCCACTGGAGTTCATACCTTCTTCGGCAAGGCTGCTCATCTGGTTGACTCTACAAATCAAATTGGTCATTTTCAATCG GTCCTAACCGCGATTGGGAACTTCTGCATATGCTCAATTGCTGTGGGAATGATAGTGGAGATCATTGTCATGTATCCAATTCAGCATCGAAAATATCGCCCTGGGATAGACAATCTGCTTGTGCTCCTTATCGGAGGAATTCCAATTGCCATGCCTACTGTTTTGTCGGTGACAATGGCAATTGGATCCCATCGCCTATCTCAGCAG GGTGCTATTACTAAAAGAATGACAGCAATAGAAGAAATGGCTGGCATGGATGTATTGTGTAGTGACAAAACCGGAACTCTTACGTTGAATAAACTAACAGTTGACAAGAATCTTATTGAG GTTTTCGCTAAAGGAGTTGATGCGGATATGGTGGTTCTCATGGCTGCTCGCGCTTCAAGAGTGGAAAACCAAGATGCTATCGATACGGCTATTGTAGGGATGCTGAGTGATCCGAAGGAG GCCAGAGCTGGTATTCGAGAGGTTCATTTCCTTCCGTTCAATCCAACTGACAAGAGGACTGCTCTGACTTACATAGACAGTGACGGTAAGATGCATCGTGTCAGCAAAGGTGCACCAGAACAG atcTTGAATCTTGCACACAATAAATCAGAGATTGAGCGAAGAGTCCATTCCATCATCGATAAGTTTGCTGAGCGAGGATTACGGTCTCTTGCAGTAGCTTACCAG GAAGTTCCTGAAGGAAGGAAAGCAAGTCCAGGAGGGCCGTGGCAATTTATCGGACTCATGCCTTTGTTTGATCCGCCTAGACATGATAGTGCCGAGACAATACGCCGGGCATTGAATCTTGGAGTAAATGTTAAAATGATAACAG GTGATCAGTTGGCTATAGGAAAGGAAACAGGGCGGCGTCTCGGAATGGGAACCAACATGTATCCTTCGTCGGCATTATTGGGCCAAAACAAGGATGAATCAATTTCTGCCTTGCCAGTTGATGAACTCATTGAAAAAGCTGATGGATTCGCCGGCGTTTTCCCTG AGCACAAATATGAGATTGTGAAACGTTTACAGGCCAGGAAACACATATGTGGGATGACTGGTGACGGTGTTAATGATGCCCCGGCGCTTAAGAAAGCAGATATTGGAATAGCTGTTGCTGATGCAACCGATGCGGCTCGTAGTGCATCTGACATTGTTCTAACAGAACCAGGTCTAAGTGTTATTATCAGTGCTGTGTTGACCAGCAGGGCAATATTCCAGAGGATGAAGAACTACACG ATTTATGCAGTTTCCATCACAATCCGTATTGTG CTTGGCTTCATGCTACTTGCTCTCATATGGCAATTTGATTTTCCACCATTCATGGTGCTGATTATTGCTATCCTTAATGATG GTACCATTATGACAATATCTAAGGACAGGGTAAAACCATCTCCATATCCAGATAGCTGGAAGCTGGCAGAGATATTTACTACCGGAATCATTCTTGGTGGTTATTTGGCTATGATGACAGTTATCTTCTTTTGGGCAGCATATAAAACAGATTTTTTCCCT AGAACATTTGGGGTGTCGAGTCTTCAGAAGAAGGATGTGGATGACTTCAGAAAGCTTGCGTCGGCGATCTACCTACAAGTTAGTACAATTAGCCAGGCTCTCATCTTTGTGACACGAGCACGGAGTTGGTCATATGTGGAGCGTCCGGGTTTGTTTCTTGTATCAGCCTTTGTCATTGCCCAGCTG ATAGCAACACTAATTGCGGTTTATGCCAATTGGAGCTTCGCGGCAATTGAGGGGATTGGATGGGGTTGGGCTGGTGTTGTGTGGCTATATAATCTCATCTTTTATATTCCACTTGATTTCATCAAGTTCGTTATTCGATATGCCTTGAGTGGCCGGGCTTGGGATCTTGTTATTGAACAAAGg ATTGCTTTCACAAGGAAAAAGGATTTCGGAAAGGAAGAACGTGAACTTAAATGGGCGCATGCACAGAGAACTCTTCATGGACTTCATCCGCCAGAGACCAAGATGTTCAGTGAACGTACAACTTACACTGAACTTAATCAAATGGCTGAAGAGGCTAAAAGACGAGCAGAGATTGCCAG ATTGAGAGAACTGCATACACTGAAAGGCCATGTTGAGTCGGTGGTTAGATTGAAGGGGCTTGACATTGACACAATACAGCAAGCATACACCGTGTGA